The Aphelocoma coerulescens isolate FSJ_1873_10779 chromosome 2, UR_Acoe_1.0, whole genome shotgun sequence genome contains a region encoding:
- the GALNT11 gene encoding polypeptide N-acetylgalactosaminyltransferase 11 gives MGSVTLRYFCYGCLFTSVTWTLLLFVYFNFSEENQPFKNVPIKGLEPQRPFPKKFYPRFTRGPVNIPELQQKENKIGNSFGNHIQDPVKGEIEFSPEMGMIFNEEDQEVRDLGYQKHAFNMLISNRLGYHREVPDTRDAKCRAKSYPADLPSASVVICFYNEALSALLRTVHSVLDRTPAHLLHEIILVDDNSELADLKKDLSEYVKTQLPKTTKLVRNEKREGLIRGRMIGASHATGKVLVFLDSHCEVNEMWLQPLLTPIREDRRTVVCPVIDIISADTLTYSSSPVVRGGFNWGLHFKWDLVPLSELEGPEGATAPIKSPTMAGGLFAMDREYFNELGQYDSGMDIWGGENLEISFRIWMCGGRLLIIPCSRVGHIFRKRRPYGSPGGQDTMAHNSLRLAHVWMDEYKEQYFALRPELRMRSYGNITDRVELRKRLNCKSFKWYLDNIYPEMQISGPNAKAPQPVFINRAQKRPKIIQRGRLYHLQTNKCLVAQGHPSQKGGLVVVRECDYNDQNQVWIYNEDHELILNNLLCLDVSETRSSDPPRLMKCHGSGGSQQWTFGKNNRLYQVSVGQCLKVVDPLSHKGYVTMAICDGSLPQQWNFES, from the exons ATGGGAAGTGTCACACTTCGCTATTTCTGCTATGGGTGCCTCTTCACATCTGTGACCTGGACACTTCTGCTCTTTGTTTATTTCAACTTCAGTGAAGAGAACCAACCCTTCAAGAATGTGCCCATCAAGGGGCTGGAACCTCAGAGGCCATTTCCAAAAAAATTCTACCCCCGTTTTACACGGGGGCCAGTTAATATACCTGAATTGCAACAGAAAGAGAATAAGATAGGAAACTCTTTTGGAAATCATATCCAGGACCCAGTTAAGGGGGAGATAGAATTCTCTCCTGAAATGG GAATGATTTTTAATGAAGAAGATCAGGAAGTGAGAGACTTGGGCTATCAGAAGCATGCTTTCAATATGCTTATCAGCAATCGACTGGGATACCACAGGGAGGTGCCTGATACAAGAGATGCAAA ATGCAGAGCGAAGTCCTACCCTGCTGATCTGCCCTCTGCCAGTGTCGTGATCTGTTTCTACAATGAGGCACTCTCAGCCCTGCTCCGCACAGTGCACAGCGTCCTGGACCGCACCCCCGCTCACCTCCTGCACGAAATCATTCTGGTGGATGACAACAGTGAATTGG ctGACTTGAAAAAAGACTTGAGTGAATATGTTAAAACTCAGcttcccaaaaccacaaaattgGTAAGAAATGAGAAGAGGGAAGGTTTGATTAGAGGAAGGATGATTGGAGCCTCTCATGCCACAG GGAAAGTGCTGGTGTTCCTGGACAGTCACTGCGAGGTGAACGAGATGTGGTTGCAACCTCTGCTGACTCCCATCAGAGAGGATCGCAGGACTGTGGTGTGCCCTGTGATCGACATCATCAGTGCGGATACCCTCACTTACAGCTCCTCCCCTGTTGTGCGGGGGGGCTTTAACTGGGGCCTGCACTTCAAATGGGATCTTGTTCCTTTGTCAGAACTGGAAGGACCCGAGGGAGCCACTGCTCCAATCAA GTCACCTACCATGGCTGGAGGGCTGTTTGCCATGGATCGTGAGTACTTCAATGAGCTTGGGCAGTACGACAGTGGCATGGACATCTGGGGAGGAGAAAACCTGGAAATATCTTTTCGG ATCTGGATGTGTGGTGGCAGACTCCTGATCATCCCCTGCTCCAGGGTGGGACACATTTTCCGTAAGAGGCGTCCCTATGGCTCACCTGGGGGACAGGACACTATGGCTCATAACTCACTGAGGCTGGCACATGTGTGGATGGATGAATACAAG GAGCAGTATTTTGCTTTGAGACCTGAGCTGAGGATGAGGAGCTATGGTAATATCACCGACCGTGTAGAGCTGAGGAAGAGATTGAACTGCAAGTCATTTAAGTGGTATTTAGATAACATCTATCCTGAGATGCAAATATCTGGGCCCAATGCCAAAGCTCCACAGCCAGTTTTTATTAACAGAGCGCAGAAACGACCAAAAATAATCCAGCGTGGAAGG CTGTATCACCTCCAAACCAACAAATgcctggttgcccagggccacccAAGTCAGAAAGGAGGCCTGGTGGTGGTTCGGGAATGTGACTACAATGATCAGAACCAG GTCTGGATTTACAATGAGGATCATGAGCTGATTTTAAATAATCTGCTTTGCTTGGATGTTTCGGAAACTCGCTCATCCGATCCCCCTCGTCTCATGAAATGCCACGGCTCTGGTGGCTCACAGCAGTGGACGTTTGGG AAAAACAACCGCCTGTACCAGGTCTCCGTGGGGCAGTGCCTGAAGGTGGTGGATCCGCTGAGCCACAAGGGCTACGTGACCATGGCCATCTGCGATGGGTCCCTTCCTCAGCAGTGGAACTTCGAGAGCTGA